From the genome of Methylocystis bryophila, one region includes:
- a CDS encoding SRPBCC domain-containing protein, with protein sequence MWITVESTVAASIDDVWRAYSSPEAITQWNAASDDWHTTAATVDLREGGRFSSRMEAKDGSMGFDFAGTYTKIVAPRLIEYAFGDRKAEVEFTETPERVNMRVTFDAETAHPIEQQRDGWQAILDNFARDAERS encoded by the coding sequence ATGTGGATCACGGTTGAAAGCACGGTCGCGGCTTCAATTGACGACGTTTGGCGCGCCTACAGCAGCCCGGAAGCCATCACGCAATGGAACGCGGCGTCCGACGATTGGCATACGACCGCTGCAACGGTCGACTTGCGCGAGGGGGGCCGTTTCTCCTCGCGCATGGAAGCCAAGGACGGCAGCATGGGTTTCGACTTTGCCGGGACCTACACCAAGATCGTCGCGCCAAGGCTCATCGAATACGCCTTCGGCGATCGAAAGGCTGAGGTTGAATTCACCGAGACGCCGGAGCGCGTAAACATGCGCGTGACCTTCGACGCGGAGACGGCGCATCCGATCGAGCAACAGCGCGACGGCTGGCAGGCAATCCTCGACAACTTCGCTCGCGATGCCGAAAGATCATAA
- a CDS encoding SRPBCC family protein: MPNTVRLHRVLATSPEKAYRAFLEADALAKWLPPNGFTNTVHHLSPEVGGAFRMSFRNFTTGAGHSFSGEYIELVPNERIRYTDKFDDPNLPGLIQVTVTLRKVSVGVELNIVQEGIPDAIPPEACYLGWQESLQNLARLVEPEINQ, translated from the coding sequence ATGCCGAATACGGTTCGCCTGCATCGCGTCCTGGCGACAAGCCCTGAAAAGGCTTATCGCGCGTTCCTAGAGGCGGACGCCTTGGCCAAATGGTTGCCTCCGAACGGCTTCACAAACACTGTACATCATCTGAGCCCGGAGGTCGGCGGCGCCTTCAGGATGTCATTTCGGAATTTTACCACTGGCGCCGGCCACTCGTTCAGTGGCGAGTATATCGAGCTCGTGCCCAACGAGCGCATTCGGTACACGGATAAGTTCGACGATCCTAATCTGCCGGGTCTAATTCAGGTGACGGTGACGCTGCGGAAAGTGTCCGTCGGCGTCGAGCTCAATATTGTGCAGGAAGGCATTCCAGACGCCATACCGCCGGAAGCCTGCTATCTCGGCTGGCAGGAATCGCTGCAAAATCTGGCGAGGCTCGTCGAGCCGGAAATCAATCAATAA
- a CDS encoding VOC family protein, whose amino-acid sequence MTPTQKVRPCLCFDTEAEEAVNFYVSLIPNSRILEIAHYGEAGPGKPGSVLMVSFELGGVQYLALNGGPVFKFTEAISLSVDCADQEEADRLWERLGEGGSYSRCGWLKDRYGLSWQIVPAAFPKLICGPDKAGARRAMEAMLQMSRLDVAALEAAYRGA is encoded by the coding sequence ATGACCCCGACGCAAAAAGTCCGCCCCTGTCTCTGTTTCGATACCGAGGCTGAGGAAGCCGTCAATTTCTATGTGTCTCTCATTCCCAACTCACGCATTCTCGAAATTGCGCACTATGGCGAAGCGGGGCCGGGAAAGCCCGGCTCCGTGCTGATGGTGAGCTTCGAGCTCGGCGGCGTGCAATATCTCGCCCTGAACGGCGGGCCAGTCTTCAAGTTCACCGAGGCGATCTCCCTGTCCGTCGATTGCGCCGACCAGGAAGAGGCGGATCGCCTCTGGGAACGGCTCGGCGAAGGCGGGAGCTACAGCCGCTGCGGTTGGCTCAAGGATCGCTATGGCTTGTCATGGCAGATCGTTCCGGCGGCGTTTCCCAAGCTGATCTGTGGCCCGGACAAGGCCGGCGCCCGGCGCGCTATGGAAGCGATGTTGCAAATGAGCAGGCTTGACGTAGCCGCGCTCGAGGCGGCCTATCGCGGCGCTTGA
- a CDS encoding glutathione S-transferase family protein: protein MSRPTLTISSKNYSSWSLRGWLLAKLAGIDFDEVAVDPEDPSVRAELLLLSPSIRVPCLRYDDFKIWDTLAIGEFLNEIAPQAGLLPSDRLARARCRSICGEIHSGFTSLRSALPMNLKGDFPKFKIWSKALGDIARVQEIWRECLETSGGPYLFGKFGMADAMYAPVATRFRTYHVPLDAQCEAYSESIYAWPAMQEWIEQALQETESFEELEAEF from the coding sequence ATGTCGCGGCCAACGTTAACGATTAGCAGCAAGAATTATTCATCCTGGTCCCTGCGCGGTTGGCTCTTGGCGAAGCTCGCCGGCATTGATTTCGACGAAGTCGCCGTCGATCCCGAAGATCCTTCCGTGCGTGCGGAGCTCTTGTTGTTGTCGCCCTCGATACGCGTGCCGTGCTTGAGATACGACGACTTCAAGATTTGGGACACGCTCGCCATCGGAGAATTTCTCAACGAAATTGCGCCGCAGGCGGGGCTCTTGCCGAGCGACCGATTGGCGCGCGCGCGCTGCCGTTCGATTTGCGGCGAGATCCATTCCGGCTTCACGTCGCTGCGATCGGCCCTGCCGATGAATCTCAAGGGGGATTTTCCGAAGTTCAAGATCTGGTCGAAGGCGCTGGGCGACATCGCCCGCGTCCAAGAGATCTGGCGCGAATGCCTCGAGACGAGCGGCGGCCCGTATCTTTTCGGGAAGTTTGGAATGGCGGACGCGATGTATGCGCCGGTCGCGACGCGCTTTCGCACTTATCATGTGCCGCTCGACGCGCAATGCGAGGCCTATAGCGAGAGTATCTACGCGTGGCCCGCGATGCAGGAATGGATCGAGCAGGCGCTGCAGGAGACGGAGAGTTTCGAGGAGCTGGAAGCCGAGTTTTGA
- a CDS encoding polyhydroxyalkanoate depolymerase, protein MMYDAYQAYADLSHPVRALASNSNCILSLWSTMQFASPLRRMAAYYEIVALAGFTHSRPDYRIREVVTDSGASAKVIEKEIFATPFCGLRRFAREDGENDPRVLLVAPMSGHFATLLRGTIRTLLRHHQVYVTDWRNARDIPLEHGTFGFDDFVQHLIDFIKVIGPQTHVVAVCQPAVPALAATAIMSQDDDPQLPASLTLMAGPIDTRISPTKVNELATSKPIEWFKEKMIGVTPRTLRGAGRRVYPGFLQLAAFMSMNAERHSKAFVDLFKSRVEGDFQKANQIREFYEEYFAIMDLDAKFYLETVELVFQKYALPRGELSFRGRLIEPRAIKKTALLTVEGERDDICAVGQTLAAHDLCTGLRPYMKSHVLQPDVGHYGVFNGRRWETKIYPVVHDHIYASL, encoded by the coding sequence ATGATGTATGACGCCTATCAGGCTTACGCCGACCTCAGTCACCCGGTCCGCGCGTTGGCGTCAAACTCCAACTGCATCCTTTCGCTTTGGAGCACGATGCAATTCGCCTCGCCGCTGCGGCGCATGGCGGCCTATTACGAGATCGTCGCCCTCGCGGGCTTCACGCATTCGCGGCCGGACTACCGTATTCGCGAGGTCGTGACCGACTCCGGCGCAAGCGCAAAAGTGATCGAAAAGGAAATTTTCGCGACGCCTTTCTGCGGGTTGAGACGCTTTGCCCGCGAGGACGGTGAGAATGATCCGCGCGTCTTGCTCGTTGCGCCGATGTCGGGTCATTTCGCGACGCTCCTGCGCGGCACGATCCGCACGCTTCTCCGGCATCATCAGGTCTATGTCACGGACTGGCGCAACGCGCGGGACATTCCGTTGGAGCATGGGACTTTCGGCTTCGACGACTTCGTTCAACATCTCATCGACTTCATCAAAGTCATTGGGCCGCAAACGCATGTGGTCGCCGTGTGTCAGCCCGCCGTCCCCGCGCTCGCGGCGACCGCGATCATGTCTCAAGACGACGATCCACAGCTGCCCGCAAGCCTGACGCTGATGGCGGGGCCGATCGACACGCGAATCTCGCCGACCAAGGTCAATGAGCTGGCGACGTCCAAGCCGATCGAGTGGTTCAAGGAAAAAATGATCGGCGTGACGCCGAGGACCTTGCGCGGTGCCGGAAGACGAGTCTACCCGGGTTTTCTGCAACTTGCCGCTTTTATGAGCATGAACGCCGAGCGGCATTCGAAAGCCTTCGTCGATCTCTTCAAGAGTCGAGTGGAAGGCGATTTTCAAAAAGCCAACCAAATTAGAGAGTTTTACGAAGAGTACTTCGCCATTATGGATCTCGATGCGAAATTCTATCTTGAAACCGTCGAGCTCGTGTTCCAAAAATACGCTTTGCCGCGGGGCGAGTTGTCATTTCGCGGGCGGCTGATCGAGCCGAGAGCCATCAAGAAGACCGCTCTGCTTACCGTCGAGGGCGAGCGAGACGACATTTGCGCCGTCGGCCAAACCCTGGCAGCCCATGATTTGTGCACCGGCCTGCGACCCTACATGAAGTCCCACGTCTTGCAGCCGGACGTGGGCCATTACGGCGTTTTCAACGGGCGGAGATGGGAAACGAAGATCTATCCGGTGGTCCACGACCACATTTACGCGAGCCTTTAA
- a CDS encoding arginyltransferase has product MTREIRDAPQFYLTAPAPCPYLPGREERKVFTHLVGRRAAGLNDLLTQSGFRRSQTIAYRPACEACRGCVSVRVAVRDFVPSRGFRRISARNGDLALRFVAPRATLEQFVLFRAYVETRHGDGGMADMSFSDYQTMVEDSHVETNLAEYREKASDRLLACCLTDRLCDGLSMVYSFYEPALAPRSLGAFMILDHIARAKEMNLAHLYLGYWVEGSTKMDYKARFLPQERLGPEGWRRVG; this is encoded by the coding sequence GTGACGAGGGAGATTCGCGACGCGCCGCAATTTTATCTGACCGCGCCGGCCCCTTGCCCCTATCTGCCGGGGCGGGAGGAGCGCAAGGTCTTCACGCATCTCGTCGGCCGCCGCGCCGCTGGCTTGAACGATCTTTTGACGCAGTCGGGTTTTCGTCGTTCGCAAACCATTGCTTACCGTCCCGCCTGCGAGGCCTGCCGCGGCTGCGTGTCCGTGCGCGTCGCGGTTCGCGATTTCGTCCCTTCGCGCGGCTTTCGCCGCATTTCGGCGCGCAATGGCGACCTGGCGCTGCGTTTCGTAGCGCCCCGCGCGACGCTCGAGCAATTCGTGCTGTTTCGCGCCTATGTGGAAACGCGCCATGGCGATGGCGGCATGGCCGATATGAGCTTCTCCGATTATCAGACGATGGTCGAGGACAGCCACGTCGAGACGAATCTTGCCGAATATCGCGAGAAGGCCTCGGACCGCCTTCTTGCCTGCTGCCTCACCGATCGCCTCTGCGACGGGCTGTCGATGGTTTATTCCTTTTACGAGCCGGCGCTGGCGCCGCGTTCGCTCGGCGCCTTCATGATCCTCGATCATATCGCGCGCGCCAAGGAGATGAACCTAGCGCATTTGTATCTTGGCTATTGGGTCGAGGGCTCGACCAAGATGGATTACAAGGCGCGCTTCCTGCCGCAGGAGAGGCTCGGCCCTGAGGGCTGGCGACGCGTGGGGTGA
- a CDS encoding outer membrane protein — protein sequence MKTKVSLVALATALSIGSAFAADLPSTKGPAFVPPPPPLLWTGFYVGVNGGYGGGGNDFTSSDFSPSGGVGVGTSNGTARTGGALVGGQIGYNYELSNQLVLGGEVDIDWADRASSSNSNSNTAISGGEFPSQLNIGGDFHNVGLDWLGTARLRVGYDLGCFLPYITGGVAFGGLSSNNSTWATSASTDGGSISTGSASGSTTSVGWAAGAGLEFLISNTWSVKAEYLYTQLGSVTQTGATISAPVGFAGPGGVAFQTQTNRDFGTHSVRVGLNYHFNTVATAPVLAAAPILAADLPSTKGPVLVPPPPALLWTGFYVGVNGGYGGGNNDVTVTALGVSGPQVFSGTQIGVDRTGGALVGGQIGYNYELSSRLVLGGEVDIDWADPATNTNSNSNNASSGAGFSSVGIGGDVNNVGLDWLGTARLRLGYDLGRLLPYITGGVAFGGLSSNSRSWAASASGLSGAVAAGSASGSTTSAGWAAGAGVEYLISNNWSVKAEYLYTQLGSVTQTGASIEAIVGPFAGPPSLLFSTQTNRDFGTHSVRAGLNYHFSTAAAAPIFANY from the coding sequence ATGAAAACGAAGGTGTCCTTGGTCGCGCTCGCGACTGCCCTCTCGATCGGATCGGCCTTCGCGGCCGACCTCCCCAGCACAAAGGGACCGGCGTTTGTCCCGCCGCCCCCGCCCCTCCTGTGGACCGGCTTTTATGTCGGCGTCAACGGCGGCTATGGCGGCGGCGGCAATGACTTTACCTCATCAGACTTCAGCCCCAGCGGCGGGGTCGGTGTCGGGACATCAAACGGGACGGCTCGGACCGGCGGCGCTTTGGTCGGTGGCCAGATCGGATACAATTATGAGCTGTCCAACCAATTGGTGCTGGGCGGCGAAGTCGATATCGACTGGGCTGATCGGGCTTCCAGTAGCAACAGCAACTCCAACACCGCAATTTCCGGGGGAGAATTTCCCTCCCAATTGAATATTGGAGGCGACTTTCACAACGTGGGCCTGGATTGGCTGGGAACAGCTCGCCTGCGCGTCGGTTACGATCTGGGGTGCTTCCTGCCCTATATCACGGGCGGCGTCGCCTTCGGCGGGTTGAGCAGCAATAATAGCACCTGGGCTACGTCTGCCTCCACCGACGGCGGCAGCATCTCCACGGGAAGCGCTTCCGGTTCAACCACCTCGGTAGGCTGGGCCGCCGGCGCCGGCCTCGAATTTCTGATCAGCAATACTTGGTCCGTAAAGGCCGAATACCTGTACACTCAACTTGGCAGCGTGACTCAGACTGGAGCAACCATCAGCGCGCCTGTAGGATTTGCCGGGCCTGGAGGCGTGGCCTTCCAGACGCAGACAAACCGCGACTTCGGCACGCATTCGGTGCGCGTCGGCCTGAACTATCACTTCAACACCGTGGCCACCGCGCCGGTCCTCGCGGCCGCTCCGATCCTGGCGGCCGATCTCCCCAGCACAAAAGGGCCAGTGCTTGTCCCACCGCCTCCGGCCCTCCTATGGACGGGGTTTTACGTCGGCGTTAACGGCGGCTACGGCGGCGGCAACAATGACGTCACAGTCACCGCGTTGGGCGTCTCCGGTCCTCAGGTCTTCAGCGGAACACAGATTGGCGTGGATCGGACCGGCGGCGCTTTGGTCGGCGGGCAGATCGGATACAATTACGAATTGTCCAGTCGGTTGGTGCTGGGGGGCGAAGTCGATATCGACTGGGCTGATCCAGCGACCAACACGAACAGCAACTCCAACAACGCAAGCTCAGGGGCAGGGTTTTCCAGCGTAGGTATTGGAGGCGACGTTAATAACGTGGGTCTGGATTGGCTGGGAACAGCGCGCCTGCGCCTCGGTTATGATCTGGGCCGCCTCCTGCCCTATATCACCGGCGGCGTCGCCTTCGGCGGGTTGAGCAGCAATAGCAGGAGCTGGGCCGCGAGCGCCTCCGGCTTGAGTGGCGCTGTGGCTGCTGGAAGCGCCTCCGGTTCTACGACTTCGGCGGGCTGGGCCGCCGGCGCTGGCGTCGAATATCTGATCAGCAACAACTGGTCGGTGAAAGCCGAATACCTATACACACAACTTGGCAGCGTGACCCAGACCGGAGCAAGTATCGAGGCCATCGTGGGGCCTTTCGCCGGGCCTCCGTCCCTCCTCTTCTCAACGCAAACAAACCGCGACTTCGGCACTCATTCGGTGCGCGCCGGCCTGAACTATCACTTCAGCACCGCCGCCGCCGCCCCGATCTTCGCCAACTATTGA
- a CDS encoding DUF2312 domain-containing protein produces the protein MDSNAVDGGHLKAFIERIEKLEEEKRALADDVKDVYGEAKSMGFDPKIMRKIISLRRQDKGKREEEEEILGLYLSALGME, from the coding sequence ATGGACAGCAACGCGGTAGACGGCGGCCATCTGAAAGCCTTCATCGAGCGGATCGAGAAGCTCGAGGAAGAGAAGCGCGCCCTCGCGGACGACGTGAAAGACGTCTATGGCGAAGCGAAAAGCATGGGCTTCGATCCCAAGATCATGCGCAAGATCATCTCCCTGCGCCGCCAGGACAAAGGCAAGCGCGAGGAAGAGGAAGAGATTCTCGGGCTTTACCTTTCGGCGCTGGGGATGGAGTGA
- the murD gene encoding UDP-N-acetylmuramoyl-L-alanine--D-glutamate ligase, translating to MPISAQAKSIAIWGAGREGAAALAYIKTHRPDAAITVLNDSPLSAAALAALEGASVLIGAEAASALSAGMFDVVIKSPGVSPYRPEVETAKQRGVDFTSVTNLWFEENPKAKTIAVTGTKGKTTTSGLIHHMLRAAGLDASLIGNGGVPALAQKTAHDVTVLELSSYQTADLKHAPTIAVITSLYPEHAPWHGGVERYYADKLRLAQLDEKTLLVANGADARLRTAFASRPNTLWYNAGDGFRVEDGKLLKEAAPFAHEHFPLRGAHNLSNLAAALTLVEHLGLDAAACETTLADFAIPPHRLSEFDVDGVLCVDDSISTIPEATLAALKTFADHPFCLILGGEDRGQNYAELYAYLKMRPPRFVALMPANGKRILDELSPLAPSFEFQLMENLRQAVDACFQRLQKGDLLLLSPAAPSYGQFANFEERGRVFEELCRAKAGK from the coding sequence ATGCCTATCTCGGCCCAAGCTAAATCCATCGCGATCTGGGGCGCGGGGCGGGAAGGCGCCGCGGCGCTCGCTTATATCAAGACGCATCGTCCGGACGCCGCGATTACCGTGCTGAACGACTCCCCGCTCTCGGCCGCTGCGCTCGCGGCGCTCGAAGGCGCAAGCGTGCTCATCGGCGCCGAGGCGGCGTCAGCCCTCAGCGCCGGGATGTTCGACGTGGTGATCAAGAGCCCCGGCGTCAGCCCCTATCGCCCCGAGGTCGAGACGGCGAAGCAGCGAGGCGTCGATTTCACCTCGGTCACCAATCTCTGGTTCGAGGAAAATCCAAAGGCCAAGACGATTGCGGTGACCGGCACCAAGGGCAAGACGACGACGTCCGGCCTGATCCATCACATGCTGCGCGCCGCAGGACTCGACGCGAGCCTCATCGGCAATGGCGGCGTGCCGGCCTTGGCGCAAAAGACGGCGCATGACGTCACGGTGCTGGAACTCTCCTCCTATCAGACCGCCGACCTCAAGCACGCGCCGACGATCGCCGTCATCACGAGCCTCTATCCGGAGCACGCGCCCTGGCACGGCGGCGTCGAACGCTATTACGCCGACAAGCTCCGCCTGGCTCAGCTTGACGAGAAAACCTTGCTCGTCGCCAATGGCGCTGATGCGCGACTGCGCACAGCCTTCGCGTCACGCCCCAACACGCTCTGGTATAATGCCGGCGACGGTTTTCGCGTCGAGGATGGCAAGCTGCTCAAGGAGGCCGCGCCCTTCGCGCATGAGCATTTCCCGCTCAGAGGCGCGCATAATCTTTCCAATCTCGCCGCCGCGCTCACCCTCGTCGAACATCTCGGCCTCGATGCTGCGGCTTGCGAGACAACGCTCGCCGACTTCGCGATCCCGCCGCATCGCCTCAGCGAATTCGACGTCGATGGCGTGCTCTGCGTCGACGACAGCATATCGACGATCCCCGAAGCGACGCTCGCCGCGCTGAAGACCTTCGCGGACCATCCCTTCTGCCTCATTCTCGGCGGCGAGGACCGTGGACAGAACTATGCCGAGCTCTACGCCTATCTGAAGATGCGGCCGCCGCGCTTTGTCGCGCTGATGCCCGCGAATGGAAAACGCATCCTCGACGAGCTTTCGCCGCTCGCGCCTTCGTTTGAATTCCAGCTCATGGAAAATCTGCGCCAGGCTGTGGACGCTTGCTTTCAGCGGCTGCAGAAAGGCGATTTGCTGCTGCTCTCGCCGGCTGCGCCGAGCTATGGGCAATTCGCCAATTTCGAAGAGCGCGGCCGCGTATTTGAGGAGCTGTGCCGGGCCAAGGCCGGCAAGTGA
- a CDS encoding SRPBCC family protein — protein MGLATNLAHAPLVVSRRFAAPPALVFDAWLDPKAVGRWLFSTPGGVSAHVEIDACVGGGFAIHERRDQFLATHFGKYLELVRPHRIVFTFGNSKDGPFSLVTVQIEADGAGSLLTLTHHLLPDWTAMDASVRAGWQSALEGLARAIGEESQGHTLIMHRTFQAPRILVWKAWTEADHLHRWLCPSGFTVLFAENDLRVGGVWRSGMRSPDGEEFIHCGEYLVIETPSRLVFTHRWERNRLEPVANTKITVILNENGAATQMIFIHAGLATEESACSHRQGWTGAFENLARITSEAVSHLPDSRQAGER, from the coding sequence ATGGGACTCGCAACTAATCTCGCGCACGCGCCGCTCGTCGTCTCTCGTCGCTTTGCGGCGCCGCCTGCGCTCGTCTTCGACGCTTGGCTCGACCCCAAGGCTGTCGGGAGATGGCTGTTCTCTACGCCGGGCGGAGTCTCCGCGCATGTCGAGATTGATGCGTGCGTCGGCGGCGGTTTCGCAATTCACGAGCGGCGCGACCAATTCCTGGCGACGCATTTCGGCAAATATCTCGAGCTCGTCCGCCCGCATCGAATCGTCTTCACATTCGGAAACAGCAAGGACGGCCCGTTCAGCTTGGTGACGGTGCAAATCGAAGCCGACGGCGCGGGAAGCCTTCTCACGCTCACACATCATCTCTTGCCGGATTGGACCGCAATGGATGCGAGCGTGCGGGCCGGCTGGCAGAGCGCGCTCGAAGGATTGGCGCGCGCGATCGGCGAAGAGAGCCAAGGCCACACGCTCATCATGCATCGAACTTTCCAGGCGCCGCGAATCCTCGTTTGGAAGGCCTGGACGGAAGCCGATCATCTGCATCGCTGGCTGTGCCCTTCAGGCTTCACTGTTCTGTTTGCCGAAAATGATTTGCGCGTCGGCGGCGTCTGGCGCTCGGGCATGCGCTCGCCAGATGGCGAGGAGTTCATTCATTGCGGCGAATATCTCGTTATCGAAACGCCATCGCGGCTCGTCTTCACACATCGATGGGAGAGGAATCGCCTCGAGCCGGTGGCGAATACGAAGATCACCGTCATCCTCAATGAAAATGGCGCCGCGACGCAGATGATCTTCATCCACGCGGGTCTCGCGACAGAGGAATCGGCTTGCTCGCACCGGCAGGGCTGGACGGGCGCATTTGAAAATCTGGCGCGGATAACAAGCGAGGCGGTCTCGCATCTTCCGGATTCGCGTCAAGCTGGGGAGAGATAA
- a CDS encoding ArsR/SmtB family transcription factor, which yields MRDELSATFSALADPTRRAILARLAQGEATVNELAAPFSISQPAISKHLKVLEEAKLISRGRLAQSRPCRLEAAPLRDLAGWLETYRRFWDQSFDRLDAYLKELQAGDPDGTRN from the coding sequence ATGCGGGACGAGCTCAGCGCCACTTTCTCCGCCTTGGCGGATCCGACCCGGCGCGCGATTCTCGCGCGGCTTGCGCAGGGCGAGGCGACAGTCAATGAGCTCGCGGCTCCCTTTTCGATCAGCCAACCGGCGATCTCCAAGCATCTCAAGGTTCTGGAGGAGGCCAAGCTCATCAGCCGCGGGCGGCTGGCGCAATCTCGGCCCTGCCGGCTCGAGGCGGCGCCGCTGCGCGATCTCGCCGGCTGGCTCGAGACCTACCGTCGCTTTTGGGACCAAAGCTTCGATCGTCTCGACGCTTATCTCAAGGAATTGCAAGCAGGGGATCCCGATGGGACTCGCAACTAA
- a CDS encoding SRPBCC family protein: protein MLIFFALLAGVLGALLLYASVKPNACQFSRSIHVSAPPERIFPLIDDLRAMNEWNPFVKADPKIKLAYSGPPNGVGAANDFEGDSRVGAGRAEIVLSECPSKVVLALRMDRPMKCQNRVEFSIASSENGSDVTWAMSGKQSFMGKLFSVFVNTEKMVGGAFERGLADLKARAEA from the coding sequence ATGCTCATTTTTTTCGCTCTTCTCGCCGGCGTACTCGGCGCGCTCTTGCTCTACGCATCGGTGAAACCGAACGCATGCCAATTCTCGCGTTCGATTCACGTGTCGGCGCCGCCAGAGAGAATCTTTCCGCTGATCGACGATTTGCGGGCCATGAATGAATGGAACCCTTTCGTGAAGGCCGATCCGAAGATCAAGCTCGCGTATAGCGGTCCTCCGAACGGCGTCGGAGCCGCCAATGATTTCGAGGGCGACAGCCGAGTTGGCGCGGGTCGCGCGGAGATTGTCTTGTCGGAGTGTCCGTCCAAAGTGGTCTTGGCGCTGCGCATGGATCGCCCCATGAAGTGCCAAAACCGCGTGGAGTTCTCGATCGCGTCGAGCGAGAACGGATCGGACGTCACCTGGGCGATGAGCGGCAAGCAGTCCTTCATGGGAAAGCTGTTCAGTGTTTTCGTCAACACTGAGAAAATGGTCGGGGGCGCGTTCGAGAGAGGTCTCGCCGATTTGAAGGCCAGGGCCGAAGCCTGA
- a CDS encoding RDD family protein, protein MAEFHESDRFEPAPRPFPPPPSIPRAALDGVRMRRIMAVAFDFVAVSCLSGIVFVGLLFLSFGMSLFVLPPLFPLVAFFYNGLTISGPAMATPGMRLMDLEVRTMAGGPAPFLNAAVHAVLFYLTTLLPPLLLVSFITSDKRCLHDILADLIVLRRARPPL, encoded by the coding sequence ATGGCAGAGTTTCACGAAAGCGACCGTTTCGAGCCCGCGCCGCGCCCATTCCCGCCGCCGCCGTCTATACCGCGCGCGGCGTTGGACGGCGTCCGCATGCGCCGTATCATGGCGGTCGCCTTCGACTTCGTCGCCGTGTCGTGCCTCTCGGGGATCGTCTTCGTCGGCCTGCTGTTCCTGAGCTTCGGCATGTCGCTCTTCGTCCTGCCGCCGCTCTTTCCGCTGGTCGCTTTTTTCTACAACGGCCTGACGATCTCCGGACCCGCCATGGCGACGCCGGGCATGCGGCTGATGGACCTCGAGGTCAGGACAATGGCCGGCGGGCCGGCGCCCTTCCTCAATGCTGCGGTGCACGCGGTCCTTTTTTACCTCACGACGCTGCTCCCGCCGCTCCTCCTCGTGTCGTTTATCACGAGCGACAAACGCTGCCTCCATGATATTCTCGCCGATCTGATCGTGCTTCGACGCGCGCGGCCGCCGCTCTAA
- a CDS encoding YciI family protein produces the protein MTTQNTFLAIFLGSKTSPKMAAWNALSESERQKKAQEGIAAWRAWVEKHQQAIVTMGGPLGKTKKISESGIEDISNALSGFTVVSAESHEAAAKLFENHPHFAFFPGESVEVMPVLPIPGE, from the coding sequence ATGACCACGCAGAACACGTTCCTCGCCATTTTCCTCGGCAGCAAGACCAGCCCGAAAATGGCGGCTTGGAACGCTCTCTCTGAATCGGAACGGCAAAAAAAGGCGCAGGAGGGCATCGCGGCGTGGCGCGCCTGGGTCGAGAAACATCAGCAGGCCATTGTCACGATGGGCGGGCCGCTAGGAAAGACGAAGAAAATCTCCGAGAGCGGGATTGAAGACATCAGCAACGCGTTGAGCGGATTCACTGTCGTCAGCGCTGAGTCGCACGAGGCCGCTGCAAAGCTCTTCGAAAATCATCCGCACTTCGCCTTCTTCCCCGGCGAATCCGTCGAGGTGATGCCCGTGCTGCCGATACCGGGCGAGTAA